The Granulicella sibirica genome has a segment encoding these proteins:
- a CDS encoding alpha-glucuronidase family glycosyl hydrolase codes for MHLSRTFQGVLLAAAIAASARAEDGHEAWLRYAPITDPTILAQYRNLPTQIAVLGDTPTEHAAGTELQRGLTQMLGRPFTVTYGLGQILTSSNAILVGDLESLDKMYVKKQKLPKLKPESYMLGTRNNGAVSQTGIIAADPHGELYGAFRLLELVAANKPIPTTPVTESPSAPIRWVDQWDNLDGSVERGYAGRSIFFDAGHVRPDLARASDYARLLASIGLNGLTVNNVNSDLTTLEPDKLKEFALLAEALRPWGIGMSLSVDLSSPQVVGHLSTFDPLDPTVIAWWQKKTDEIYTLIPDFAGFVVKADSEGRAGPSQYHRTPAEAANVLARALAPHHGVVLYRGFVYNHHLDFHDLKADRARAGFDNFASLDGTFEPNVIIQVKHGPIDFQVREPVSPLFAALQHTPQAIELQTTQEYTGQQRHMVFLVPMWKTALDTDLRANGRGTPVKEIVEGKSFHQPTGGFVSVVNVGLDTNWLHSPLALANLYGYGKLAWNPDATSEQIIDTWTRLTFGNDPEVVSTINELQLNSWHTYEQYTGNLGIGTLTDIIGIHFGPGVGSAENNGWGQWFRADPKGVGMDRTVATGTGYIAQYPKELAATYESLATCPDDLLLFMHHVPYTHILHINKTVIQDLYDEHYAGAATAATYPMLWQKLHGHIDNQRFDQVKALLTYQAGHAIVWRDAVNDWFATMSNIPDAQGRVGHHPDRIEAESMTPTGYEPIDVTPIETASGGEATVCKQALCTLTTTLKEPAGNYTIAVQYFDLRTGASKYELLLNNDPIADWTADATLPPAVVDLHLDGHTSTRYTTPAITLKPGDILTLRATPGANEPAPVDYISIQR; via the coding sequence ATGCATCTCAGCCGAACATTCCAGGGCGTCCTCCTTGCCGCTGCTATTGCCGCGAGCGCCCGTGCTGAGGACGGCCACGAAGCCTGGCTCCGCTACGCTCCCATCACCGACCCAACCATCCTCGCTCAATACCGCAACCTTCCCACCCAGATAGCCGTCCTCGGCGACACCCCGACCGAGCACGCCGCTGGCACCGAACTCCAGCGCGGGCTTACCCAGATGCTCGGCCGCCCCTTCACTGTCACCTACGGCCTGGGTCAGATCCTCACCTCTTCAAACGCGATCCTCGTCGGCGACCTCGAATCCCTCGACAAGATGTACGTCAAGAAGCAAAAGCTCCCCAAGCTCAAGCCCGAATCCTACATGCTCGGCACTCGCAACAACGGTGCCGTCAGCCAGACCGGCATCATCGCCGCCGACCCTCACGGCGAGCTCTACGGAGCCTTCCGCCTGCTCGAACTCGTCGCCGCCAACAAGCCCATTCCCACCACGCCAGTGACCGAATCCCCCTCAGCCCCTATCCGCTGGGTCGACCAGTGGGATAATCTCGACGGCTCCGTCGAACGCGGCTATGCCGGTCGCAGCATCTTCTTCGACGCCGGCCACGTCCGTCCCGACCTCGCCCGAGCCTCAGACTACGCCCGCCTCCTCGCCTCCATCGGTCTCAACGGCCTCACCGTCAATAACGTCAACTCCGACCTCACCACACTCGAACCCGACAAGCTCAAGGAATTCGCCCTTCTGGCCGAAGCCCTGCGCCCCTGGGGCATCGGCATGAGCCTCTCGGTTGACCTCTCCAGCCCCCAGGTCGTCGGCCATCTCTCCACCTTCGACCCCCTCGATCCCACCGTGATCGCCTGGTGGCAGAAGAAGACCGACGAGATCTACACCCTCATCCCCGACTTCGCCGGCTTCGTCGTCAAGGCCGACTCCGAAGGCCGCGCAGGCCCATCCCAGTACCACCGCACCCCAGCCGAAGCCGCCAACGTCCTCGCCCGCGCCCTCGCACCCCACCACGGCGTTGTCCTCTACCGTGGCTTCGTCTACAACCATCACCTCGACTTCCACGACCTCAAGGCAGACCGCGCCCGTGCCGGCTTCGACAACTTCGCCTCCCTCGACGGCACCTTCGAGCCCAACGTCATCATCCAGGTCAAGCACGGACCCATCGACTTCCAGGTCCGTGAGCCAGTCTCGCCCCTCTTCGCCGCCCTTCAGCACACGCCGCAAGCCATCGAGCTTCAGACCACCCAGGAGTACACCGGCCAGCAACGCCACATGGTCTTCCTCGTCCCCATGTGGAAGACCGCCCTCGATACCGACCTGCGCGCCAACGGCCGCGGCACGCCCGTCAAGGAGATCGTCGAAGGCAAATCCTTCCACCAGCCCACCGGCGGTTTCGTCTCCGTCGTCAACGTCGGCCTCGACACCAACTGGCTCCACTCCCCCCTCGCTCTCGCCAACCTCTATGGCTACGGCAAGCTCGCCTGGAACCCCGACGCCACCTCCGAGCAGATCATCGACACCTGGACCCGCCTCACCTTCGGCAACGACCCCGAGGTCGTCTCCACCATCAACGAACTGCAGCTCAACTCCTGGCATACCTACGAGCAGTACACCGGCAACCTCGGCATCGGCACCCTTACCGACATCATCGGCATCCACTTCGGCCCCGGCGTAGGCTCAGCCGAAAACAACGGCTGGGGCCAGTGGTTCCGCGCCGACCCAAAGGGTGTCGGCATGGACCGCACCGTAGCCACGGGCACCGGCTACATAGCCCAGTACCCCAAAGAGCTCGCCGCCACCTACGAGTCTCTCGCCACCTGCCCCGACGACCTTCTCCTGTTCATGCACCACGTCCCCTACACCCACATCCTGCATATCAACAAGACGGTCATTCAGGATCTGTACGACGAGCACTATGCCGGAGCCGCCACCGCTGCGACGTATCCTATGCTCTGGCAGAAGCTTCACGGCCACATCGACAACCAGCGCTTCGATCAGGTAAAAGCCCTCCTCACCTATCAAGCCGGTCACGCAATCGTCTGGCGCGACGCCGTCAACGACTGGTTCGCCACGATGTCCAACATCCCCGACGCGCAAGGCCGCGTCGGCCACCACCCCGACCGCATCGAAGCCGAGTCCATGACGCCTACCGGCTACGAACCGATCGACGTCACGCCGATCGAGACCGCATCCGGCGGCGAGGCCACGGTTTGCAAGCAAGCCCTATGCACCCTCACCACAACGCTGAAAGAGCCGGCCGGTAACTACACCATAGCCGTCCAGTACTTCGACCTCCGCACGGGCGCCTCGAAGTACGAACTCCTTCTCAACAACGATCCCATCGCCGATTGGACCGCCGACGCCACCCTTCCGCCCGCCGTAGTCGATCTCCACCTCGACGGCCACACCAGCACCCGATACACCACTCCCGCCATCACCCTAAAGCCCGGCGACATCCTCACCCTGCGCGCCACACCCGGCGCCAACGAGCCCGCCCCCGTCGACTACATCTCCATCCAGCGCTGA
- a CDS encoding DNA-3-methyladenine glycosylase I, translating into MARNALIHRCAWADNDPLMRAYHDEEWGVPERDSRELWEKLMLDGFQAGLSWITILRKREAFRKAFAGFVPEVVAKFGEKEIEAMLQDAGIVRSRAKIEATIGGAKAYLKMQEAGEDFSAFVWRLAGGKPIRNEGAVPAKTALSEEMSAALKKRGFKFVGPVIVYAWMQACGIVNDHSPDCFRRNAVRKGKTS; encoded by the coding sequence ATGGCACGGAACGCGTTGATTCACCGATGTGCGTGGGCTGACAACGATCCCTTGATGCGGGCGTACCATGACGAGGAATGGGGAGTGCCAGAGAGGGATAGCCGAGAGCTCTGGGAAAAGCTGATGTTGGATGGTTTCCAGGCGGGCCTCTCCTGGATCACGATCCTGCGCAAGCGGGAGGCGTTCCGGAAGGCGTTCGCGGGGTTTGTGCCGGAGGTGGTGGCGAAGTTCGGCGAGAAAGAGATCGAGGCGATGCTGCAGGATGCGGGGATCGTCCGGTCACGAGCGAAGATCGAGGCAACGATCGGCGGTGCGAAGGCCTACCTGAAGATGCAGGAAGCGGGGGAGGACTTCTCGGCGTTCGTGTGGAGATTGGCTGGTGGGAAGCCGATTCGCAACGAGGGTGCGGTTCCCGCGAAAACGGCGCTGTCGGAGGAGATGTCCGCCGCGCTGAAGAAGCGGGGATTCAAGTTTGTGGGGCCGGTGATCGTGTATGCCTGGATGCAGGCGTGCGGGATCGTGAACGACCACAGCCCGGATTGCTTTCGCAGGAACGCTGTCCGGAAGGGTAAGACTTCCTAG
- a CDS encoding ROK family protein, with translation MDATNPKVGARGIKRIDLAYVELASSENARDINRDIVLELIRARQPIARADLSRISGLQPSTISSIAEQLIEEKWITEGAVVKRPRGRRPTLLSLNDDLVIIVVDIRPHQAIVAIVDLNGRFLAREVVPLVVNPERSVQKIIDCIISMRAQFPNKSFEGVGVSIPGRVHPETQRVILAPNLKWTGFDVKSAIQKQIKLQVELDNAANACLLSELWFGRMDGVRHAALVTVSEGLGSAILTNGQIVSGRNGLAGEFGHIPIDPNGPLCGCGQHGCWETFASSTAALRNYAELVPDSSIRTIQELLQLAEEEDPFAIEAVTRQARSLGRGLRLLTVALSPELIIITGDITTSWARFGPIVQAELAATMLADAPPRLEITTDGELSRLRGAAAIVLQRHSGYHRSTHLPGVGRSIR, from the coding sequence ATGGATGCGACCAACCCCAAAGTGGGAGCACGCGGGATCAAGCGGATCGATCTCGCTTACGTCGAGCTCGCCTCAAGCGAAAATGCCCGCGACATCAACCGCGACATCGTCCTCGAGCTCATTCGCGCCCGCCAGCCCATCGCCCGAGCCGACCTCTCCCGCATCTCTGGCCTCCAGCCAAGCACCATCTCCTCCATCGCCGAGCAGCTCATCGAAGAGAAGTGGATCACTGAAGGAGCCGTCGTCAAGCGGCCACGTGGCCGCCGCCCAACACTCCTCTCCCTCAACGACGATCTCGTCATCATCGTCGTCGACATCCGCCCTCACCAGGCCATTGTCGCCATCGTCGACCTCAACGGACGCTTCCTCGCCCGCGAGGTCGTCCCCCTCGTCGTCAATCCCGAGCGCTCCGTGCAGAAGATCATCGACTGCATCATCTCCATGCGCGCCCAGTTCCCCAACAAGTCCTTCGAAGGCGTCGGCGTCAGCATCCCGGGCCGCGTCCATCCAGAAACCCAGCGCGTCATCCTCGCCCCCAACCTCAAGTGGACAGGATTCGACGTCAAATCCGCAATTCAGAAGCAGATCAAGCTGCAGGTCGAGCTCGACAACGCCGCCAACGCCTGCCTCCTCTCCGAACTCTGGTTCGGCCGCATGGACGGTGTCCGCCATGCTGCCCTCGTCACCGTCTCCGAGGGCCTCGGCTCTGCCATCCTCACCAACGGGCAGATCGTCTCCGGCCGCAATGGACTCGCCGGCGAATTCGGCCACATCCCTATCGACCCCAACGGCCCCCTCTGCGGCTGCGGTCAGCACGGCTGCTGGGAAACCTTCGCCTCCTCCACCGCCGCTCTCCGCAACTATGCCGAGCTAGTCCCCGACTCCAGCATCCGCACCATCCAGGAACTCCTTCAACTCGCCGAAGAAGAGGACCCCTTCGCCATCGAAGCCGTCACCCGTCAGGCCCGCAGCCTCGGTCGTGGCCTCCGCCTCCTCACCGTCGCGCTCTCTCCCGAACTTATTATCATCACCGGCGACATCACCACCTCCTGGGCGCGCTTCGGGCCCATCGTCCAGGCCGAACTCGCCGCCACCATGCTCGCCGACGCCCCGCCCCGCCTCGAGATCACCACGGATGGCGAACTCTCCCGCCTTCGCGGAGCCGCAGCCATCGTCCTGCAACGTCATTCCGGCTATCATCGCTCGACGCATCTTCCCGGCGTAGGCCGCAGCATTCGCTAA
- a CDS encoding flavin monoamine oxidase family protein produces the protein MPISRRDFLMRVGQAGGYTAAFTTMQSLGLIPMKAVLAEPINASSTVGKGTKVVVLGGGIGGLVSAYELRKHGYDVTLLEARERPGGRNWTGRNGTKVEFIDGTTQTIAWEEGNYQNLGPARLPSTHVTMLGYARELGVPLEVEINTTRSSLLQNDKANGGKPVPQRKAINDTRGHVSELLAKCIKQGALDSALTPEDRTRMADFLGVYGPLDKTGAYVGSERAGIKVYPGAGKQVEVDEVPLDMHTLLDADFWNGILYEEVSDWQATMMQPVGGMDQIPYAFAKSLGPIIHYNSPVTEIRKTATGVRISYTQGGHSKQIEAPFCVSALPFSMLKKIPNDLSAPYKNAIDNCTMGASFKIPWEAPRFWETDYNIYGGLSFVSQGPSPIWYPSSRLNHPTGIVVSGYMDEVQVPGFSDWTNEQRFAASRASIEKIHPGHGKDLKNPIFCGWKHVKWNEGSWIAEYGGGEAGYDTVIEPDGPIYLAGDTISHLVGWQEGAALSARRAVSLISDKVKASPAAGA, from the coding sequence ATGCCAATCAGCAGGCGCGACTTTCTGATGCGCGTAGGCCAGGCCGGTGGCTACACCGCTGCCTTCACCACCATGCAGTCCCTCGGCCTGATCCCGATGAAGGCCGTCCTCGCCGAGCCGATCAACGCCTCGTCGACCGTCGGTAAGGGCACAAAGGTCGTCGTTCTCGGCGGCGGTATTGGCGGTCTTGTCTCCGCCTATGAGCTTCGCAAGCATGGCTACGACGTAACCCTCCTCGAAGCCCGCGAGCGCCCCGGCGGTCGTAACTGGACCGGCCGCAACGGCACCAAAGTCGAATTCATCGACGGGACCACCCAGACCATCGCCTGGGAAGAGGGCAACTACCAGAACCTCGGTCCAGCCCGCCTGCCGAGCACTCACGTCACCATGCTCGGCTACGCCCGCGAACTCGGGGTGCCCCTCGAAGTCGAAATCAACACCACCCGTTCGTCCCTGCTCCAGAACGACAAGGCCAACGGCGGTAAACCCGTTCCCCAGCGCAAAGCTATCAACGACACCCGCGGCCACGTCTCCGAGCTCCTCGCGAAATGTATCAAGCAGGGTGCGCTCGACTCCGCGCTTACTCCTGAAGACCGCACCCGCATGGCCGACTTCCTCGGCGTCTACGGCCCACTCGACAAGACCGGCGCTTATGTCGGTTCCGAACGTGCCGGCATCAAGGTCTACCCAGGCGCAGGAAAGCAGGTCGAAGTCGACGAAGTCCCCCTCGACATGCACACCCTCCTCGACGCCGATTTCTGGAACGGCATCCTCTACGAGGAGGTCTCCGACTGGCAGGCCACCATGATGCAGCCCGTCGGCGGCATGGACCAGATCCCCTACGCCTTCGCGAAATCGCTCGGCCCCATCATCCACTACAACTCCCCTGTCACCGAGATCCGCAAGACCGCCACTGGCGTCCGCATCAGCTATACCCAGGGCGGCCACTCCAAGCAGATCGAAGCCCCCTTCTGCGTCAGCGCCCTGCCCTTCTCCATGCTCAAGAAGATCCCCAACGATCTGTCCGCGCCCTATAAGAACGCCATCGACAACTGCACCATGGGCGCGTCCTTTAAGATCCCGTGGGAAGCTCCGCGCTTCTGGGAAACGGACTACAACATCTACGGCGGCCTCTCCTTCGTCTCGCAGGGCCCGAGCCCAATCTGGTATCCAAGCTCCCGCCTCAACCATCCCACCGGTATCGTCGTCTCCGGTTACATGGATGAGGTACAGGTCCCCGGCTTCAGCGACTGGACCAACGAGCAGCGCTTCGCCGCCTCCCGCGCCTCTATCGAGAAGATCCACCCCGGTCACGGCAAAGACCTCAAGAACCCGATCTTTTGCGGCTGGAAGCACGTCAAGTGGAACGAAGGCTCCTGGATAGCCGAGTACGGCGGCGGCGAAGCGGGCTACGACACCGTCATCGAGCCCGACGGCCCCATCTATCTCGCCGGCGATACCATCAGCCACCTCGTCGGCTGGCAGGAAGGCGCAGCCCTCTCTGCCCGGCGAGCCGTCAGTCTGATCAGCGACAAGGTAAAGGCGAGTCCCGCGGCAGGCGCGTAA
- a CDS encoding carboxylesterase/lipase family protein — MLTGSRLFQCVALLALSSIAGPVWGQDSLVVKTDKGKVEGSLTKDGKVRAFRGIPFAAPPIGDLRWREPQPAAKWDGVRSTKAYGAHCVQNPVFEDMLFHDPGPSEDCLTLNVWAPVGAKPGSLPVMVWVYGGGYQGGSTSENRQDGEFLARKDVVVVTMNYRMGIFGFFVHPELTAESPHHASGNYGLQDQAAALAWVSKNIEGFGGNPKNVTLFGESAGSFSVSALMASPLSRGLIAKGIGESGGALPGARGGWSTLKEREERDSAFAQAAYGTSKLSELRQMTTEDILRATGPKAMPKSPGFSPEVDGYFMPKPVEEIYAAGEQAHVPLLAGWNTNEGGKPKTTAADFREKAKTEFGDDTPKFLEVYKAGTDEEAQDSAIDLAADRFIAFGTWRWIEAQVKTGGSPVYRYHFELPNPGDRFHKVESGAFHSDEIEYVFGALDGRPEMKIRPEDRAVSELMSLYWTNFAKKSDPNGPGLPKWGAYSAADDWQVMHINVESESKPDMHRGRYLFLQEHWGKPKS, encoded by the coding sequence ATGCTTACTGGTTCGCGGCTATTTCAGTGTGTCGCTTTGCTTGCGCTTTCGTCGATTGCCGGCCCGGTGTGGGGACAGGATTCGCTTGTGGTGAAGACGGATAAAGGTAAGGTTGAGGGTTCGCTCACGAAGGACGGAAAGGTACGGGCGTTTCGTGGGATTCCGTTTGCCGCGCCTCCGATTGGGGACTTGCGTTGGAGGGAGCCGCAGCCCGCGGCTAAGTGGGATGGTGTCCGGTCGACGAAGGCGTATGGGGCGCACTGTGTTCAGAACCCGGTGTTCGAGGACATGCTGTTTCATGATCCGGGGCCGAGCGAGGATTGCCTGACCTTGAATGTCTGGGCTCCGGTGGGGGCGAAGCCGGGGAGCCTGCCGGTGATGGTCTGGGTGTATGGCGGTGGGTATCAGGGTGGAAGTACCTCCGAGAATCGGCAGGATGGGGAGTTTCTGGCGCGCAAGGATGTTGTCGTTGTGACGATGAACTACCGGATGGGAATCTTCGGGTTCTTCGTGCATCCGGAGCTGACGGCGGAGTCGCCGCATCATGCTTCGGGGAACTATGGGTTGCAGGATCAGGCGGCGGCGCTCGCCTGGGTCAGTAAGAACATCGAGGGGTTTGGCGGGAATCCGAAGAATGTGACTTTGTTCGGGGAGTCGGCGGGGTCATTCTCGGTAAGCGCGCTGATGGCTTCGCCGCTTTCGCGTGGCTTGATCGCGAAGGGTATCGGCGAGAGCGGTGGGGCGTTGCCAGGGGCTCGCGGAGGCTGGTCGACGCTGAAGGAGAGGGAAGAGCGGGATAGCGCATTTGCGCAGGCGGCTTACGGGACCTCGAAGCTTTCGGAGCTGCGGCAGATGACTACGGAGGACATCCTGAGGGCTACGGGGCCGAAAGCTATGCCGAAGAGCCCGGGGTTCAGTCCGGAGGTGGATGGGTACTTCATGCCGAAGCCGGTGGAGGAGATCTATGCGGCGGGTGAGCAGGCGCATGTTCCTCTGCTTGCCGGATGGAATACGAATGAGGGTGGAAAGCCGAAGACGACCGCCGCTGACTTTAGAGAGAAGGCAAAGACGGAGTTCGGCGATGACACGCCCAAGTTCCTGGAGGTTTACAAGGCCGGGACGGATGAAGAGGCGCAGGACTCTGCTATTGACCTGGCCGCGGACCGGTTTATTGCTTTCGGGACGTGGCGGTGGATCGAGGCGCAGGTGAAGACGGGTGGATCGCCGGTCTATCGCTATCACTTTGAGCTCCCGAATCCGGGGGACCGGTTCCACAAGGTCGAGAGCGGGGCCTTTCACTCGGATGAGATTGAATATGTGTTCGGAGCGCTGGATGGGCGGCCGGAGATGAAGATTCGACCGGAGGATCGCGCTGTTTCAGAGCTGATGAGTTTGTACTGGACGAACTTCGCGAAGAAGAGCGATCCGAATGGGCCGGGGCTGCCGAAGTGGGGGGCTTACTCGGCTGCGGATGACTGGCAGGTGATGCATATCAACGTCGAGTCGGAGTCGAAGCCGGATATGCATCGGGGACGGTATTTGTTCCTGCAGGAGCACTGGGGGAAGCCTAAGTCTTAA